In a single window of the Acinetobacter tibetensis genome:
- the metW gene encoding methionine biosynthesis protein MetW, translated as MRIDHQLAEAWINPNSKVLDLGCGDGELLAHMSKQHNIRAYGLEIDQEKIAIAISRGLNIIQQDLNLGLSRFADQSFDYVVMAQALQAVDAPDVLLRDMVRVGKQAIITFPNFAHWKTRSFLALKGMMPVSEALPYMWYNTPNIHLCTFRDFEALCAENNIRIINRLAVNGDQQGSLLSKHIPNLFGEVAIYRVSAL; from the coding sequence ATGCGTATCGATCATCAACTCGCTGAAGCATGGATTAACCCCAACTCTAAAGTCCTCGATTTGGGCTGTGGTGATGGCGAATTGTTAGCTCACATGAGCAAACAGCACAATATTCGTGCATATGGCTTAGAAATTGATCAGGAAAAGATTGCAATTGCGATCAGCCGAGGGTTAAATATTATTCAGCAGGACTTAAATTTAGGTTTAAGCCGCTTTGCCGACCAGTCTTTTGACTATGTGGTCATGGCACAAGCTTTGCAAGCTGTAGATGCGCCTGACGTATTATTACGTGATATGGTGCGTGTGGGGAAACAGGCGATTATTACTTTTCCAAACTTTGCACATTGGAAGACTCGTTCTTTCTTGGCTTTAAAAGGAATGATGCCTGTTTCAGAAGCATTACCGTATATGTGGTATAATACTCCAAATATCCACTTATGTACTTTTCGAGATTTTGAAGCACTTTGTGCAGAAAACAACATCCGAATAATTAATCGACTCGCCGTGAATGGGGACCAGCAAGGTAGTTTACTAAGCAAACATATCCCAAATCTGTTTGGTGAAGTCGCAATTTATCGAGTGAGCGCGCTATGA
- a CDS encoding tetratricopeptide repeat protein — MKKLLLSTLVFGLFSIQSHAEYVSPSASISSQAAQYSTMDIGNLIKAAKAGQPAAQFYLGAKYQTGKDVKQDDRQAFAWFKAAADQGLSPAQLNVGRMYADGVGVAKSETLARQYFEKAASHGDNRASFNLAMMEEQKKNYIGAYQWYELSTRDGMLDNKVITMSEGKKTALAANLTQDQIRLARDRADKWIQAQ; from the coding sequence ATGAAAAAATTATTATTAAGCACACTAGTTTTTGGACTTTTTAGCATTCAGTCTCATGCTGAATATGTTTCGCCATCTGCTTCCATTTCTAGTCAAGCTGCCCAATATTCAACCATGGATATTGGTAACTTAATCAAAGCTGCAAAAGCGGGACAACCTGCCGCACAGTTTTACTTAGGTGCCAAATACCAAACAGGTAAAGACGTCAAGCAAGATGACCGTCAAGCTTTTGCTTGGTTTAAAGCTGCGGCTGATCAGGGCTTATCCCCTGCGCAGTTAAATGTGGGTCGCATGTATGCCGATGGTGTTGGGGTTGCCAAGAGTGAAACTTTGGCTCGTCAATACTTTGAAAAGGCAGCCAGCCATGGCGACAACCGTGCCAGCTTTAACCTTGCCATGATGGAAGAGCAAAAGAAAAACTACATTGGTGCTTACCAGTGGTATGAACTTTCAACCCGTGATGGCATGCTCGACAATAAAGTCATTACCATGTCTGAAGGTAAAAAGACTGCTTTGGCAGCAAACCTGACCCAAGACCAGATTCGTTTAGCACGTGACCGTGCAGACAAATGGATTCAAGCGCAATAA
- a CDS encoding GNAT family N-acetyltransferase yields MNMIRPATHADLEQIERLIQPYIADFAISREGEEKFSSATILKLLNTQQVHYYVYEQNEVILGIIAYKEPAHLVHFFVDIAVQKQGIGRKLWNYVIAELQENITVISVNSSCYAQPIYQKFGFEAISEVIEAHGLRFVMMQKNTTA; encoded by the coding sequence ATGAATATGATCCGCCCAGCCACCCATGCAGATTTAGAACAAATTGAGAGATTAATTCAGCCTTATATTGCTGACTTTGCCATAAGCCGTGAAGGTGAAGAAAAATTTTCTTCAGCCACCATTTTAAAATTATTAAACACCCAACAAGTTCATTATTATGTCTATGAACAGAATGAAGTAATTTTAGGCATCATTGCTTATAAAGAACCCGCCCATCTCGTACATTTTTTTGTAGATATTGCTGTACAGAAGCAGGGGATTGGTCGAAAGCTGTGGAATTATGTTATTGCTGAACTACAGGAAAATATTACCGTAATAAGCGTAAATTCAAGTTGTTATGCGCAGCCTATTTATCAAAAATTTGGCTTTGAGGCTATATCTGAGGTGATTGAAGCGCATGGTTTAAGGTTTGTGATGATGCAAAAAAACACAACTGCCTAA